The nucleotide sequence TTCGAGAAACTGGATTTTGACATGAGATCCACAATCGAAGAAATGGCTGATCTCCTTGCCTACAGAATTCAGCAGAAGGGACTGGAATTCGTATGCCATGTCCATCATGAAGTGCCATCCATGCTTGTTGGAGATCCCGGACGTCTGCGTCAGGTTCTTTTGAATCTTTGCTCGAATGCCCAGAAATTCACAAGCAAGGGCGAAATCTCCATTCATGTTCTGCTGGATGAGGAGACTGATACCTCGGCTACCCTGAGATTCGATGTCCGGGATACGGGTATTGGCATACCCCAGGATAAGATGGACAGGCTATTTAAAAGTTTCAGCCAGGTTGACGCATCAACAACGCGTAAATATGGAGGAACCGGTCTTGGACTTGTTATTTCCAAAAAGCTTGTGGAACTGATGGGCGGAAAGATCGGGGTGGAGAGCAGGGAAGGTTTTGGCTCTGTTTTCTGGTTTACCGCCCAGTTTGAAAAGCAGCCGAAAGAGCAGCATGACATTCTCGAAGCTCCTGTCGACATGAGATCTAAACGTATACTTGTTGTTGATGACAATAATACAAACCTTGAAATAGTAACCAATTATATGAGGATCTGGCAGTTCAGCTTTGAAATCTGCAATGAGCCTCTCTTGGTCATGGATCTTTTGAAAAAGGCTATTGAAAATGGGAAACCTTACAGCATGGCAATTCTTGATTACATGATGCCCGGAATAAACGGTGAGGAGCTTGGAAAGGCCATAAAAGCGGATCATGTTCTAAAGGATACCCAGCTCATAATGTTTACATCATTTTCCCAGAGAGGTGATGCTGCAAGGCTTGAGGATGTTGGGTTTGCAGCTTATCTTCCCAAGCCCATCAAATATCATCAGCTATATGACTGTATAATGGCTGTTTTTGACAAACGTCAAATTACAAGTGAAAGCCCGCAGAAACAGAGAATCATCACAAAATACACCCTTCCCGAAGAGGCAAGGCGCAGAATAAGGATTCTGATAGCGGAAGATAATCCTGTAAATCAGAAAATAGGACTTCGTGTTCTTGAAAAGGCCGGAATCAGAGCTGATGCAGTATCAAACGGGCTTGAGGCAATCAAGGCTCTTGAAACGATTCCCTATGACATTGTTCTCATGGATGTTCAGATGCCCGAGCTTGACGGACTTACCGCAACGAGCATGATAAGATCAGGCGAGGCAAAGACTCTGAAACAGGATGTGATAATAATAGCCATGACAGCCAGGGCAATGAAGGGGGACAGGGAGGAATGCGAGGCTGCCGGTATGAATGATTATATTACCAAACCTGTCCAGCCCCAGATTTTGCTTGAAAAGATCGGGGTCTATATTGAAATGATAGGGAATCAAAAGCGAAAAATCTGAG is from Desulforegula conservatrix Mb1Pa and encodes:
- a CDS encoding response regulator produces the protein MFFRRSELMEKQLDSGKKIHPIVRNNYLPRAFGSIAIFFITGSVFYSKGDLSWRFWGLFAFCMVWPHVAYYIANHSTESKNTEMRNLYVDYFMVGLLIPAVHFQLWVMVTFVNVFISSSYRVGGGRLLAMCSAFMAAGTAIGLWFEGFHMEYESSVLTIVICIITLTGYFSILSVFTHVMTRQLVHSRRSLEAAKIEAEAANVAKSEFLANMSHEIRTPMNCIMGMSGLLADSRLDAEQKDYTDNIQTSAEVLLSLINDILDFSKIEAGKLEFEKLDFDMRSTIEEMADLLAYRIQQKGLEFVCHVHHEVPSMLVGDPGRLRQVLLNLCSNAQKFTSKGEISIHVLLDEETDTSATLRFDVRDTGIGIPQDKMDRLFKSFSQVDASTTRKYGGTGLGLVISKKLVELMGGKIGVESREGFGSVFWFTAQFEKQPKEQHDILEAPVDMRSKRILVVDDNNTNLEIVTNYMRIWQFSFEICNEPLLVMDLLKKAIENGKPYSMAILDYMMPGINGEELGKAIKADHVLKDTQLIMFTSFSQRGDAARLEDVGFAAYLPKPIKYHQLYDCIMAVFDKRQITSESPQKQRIITKYTLPEEARRRIRILIAEDNPVNQKIGLRVLEKAGIRADAVSNGLEAIKALETIPYDIVLMDVQMPELDGLTATSMIRSGEAKTLKQDVIIIAMTARAMKGDREECEAAGMNDYITKPVQPQILLEKIGVYIEMIGNQKRKI